The Maniola jurtina chromosome 9, ilManJurt1.1, whole genome shotgun sequence genomic sequence atacctacatttatatctattgctatatacatatattattattgtgtaattaattatttgtttgcgTAGGTAATCACTATTAAATCTAGATAAGGATCCCATATTTGGGTATAAGGCCTCCCCCCGGTTTTGtctttattttgttgtatttttcattaatgCAAGCTCTTGAAAAatccataatatttatataaattcttTTCATATACTTCTTTTTTAGATTCCTCACGTTATTAATTAGTATCCCAgaattttccttttatgtttATGTAATTATCTTAGCCTCATAGGTAAGTACATTCCATTTTGttcaattatgtaaataatcctgTTTTtatcctattaaaaaaaaaaaaaaattaaaaaatatattaatatgtgtatatattgtatttttagtAGTTAAATATGTATGTTCAAACCGGGGGGGTTGTGGTCATACTCCTCCACGGTGACCGGCCGTCTTGGAGGAGGAGGAGGGAGGCACCTTatgttgtaaatattataataactaagtagataTCCCCGTTTATTAAGGTGTTGCTGCAGACTCTGGATTCAAGTGTTTTTCGATTTGAGTGCCTTTGTCGGTCCAGTAAGATGCTAGGgtgttactttttagggtttggGTAGTCTTTTTGGGTTTCCTTGTAAATTTACCATGCTTGTCGGGAGGAGTTTCAGAAAGATTGCGTTTATTTCCTCGTTTTGTGTTTTCACTTGTCTCTTTTTGTGGAATGACAATTAACTTATCATATTTGATTATTACTTTTTTGCCTTTTTCCCGCTCTTCCTTCGCAATTTCTTGAAgttcttttcttttttgtaaaatttttggtGGGTAATCTTCTTTTATATAGTAATTTAACAGTTCAAGTGATTTTTTGTTgcgtaaaatttcaatttttctcCTAAATGTAGAAAGTGTAACAATAACGGGTCTAGGTTTATCGCATTTTTTACCAATTCTTTTTATACCTTGTATTTCAAAACTAGTA encodes the following:
- the LOC123868478 gene encoding uncharacterized protein LOC123868478, with the protein product MEDIVQLLKKIQEDIKETKDSVKNSEINLLNKINEKFDDIQSKMQNLEVTVRSQEQRLDLLEKQARERNIVIFGVEEKEQNNEDLQNNFLKIFSDIMKIDCTSFEIQGIKRIGKKCDKPRPVIVTLSTFRRKIEILRNKKSLELLNYYIKEDYPPKILQKRKELQEIAKEEREKGKKVIIKYDKLIVIPQKETSENTKRGNKRNLSETPPDKHGKFTRKPKKTTQTLKSNTLASYWTDKGTQIEKHLNPESAATP